Proteins found in one Allorhizobium pseudoryzae genomic segment:
- a CDS encoding transglycosylase SLT domain-containing protein, which translates to MAITRILGCNTIVAVAICGAVSGCSSVQTASNSQAGTDVAAATVADAGTAVADASTATAAHAAGKTDRLPGDSTAPSAAATQIAAAPNRAAQKVGRVTLVSQSTDPMQRAAETAANSIAQNSQPVAVPALAVASTAVNQAGGLQAINMATSGQTITKPLAAPSALSAPTNTTTPSAQTLGPVMATALPADVTGPFTAIPTPRPRIEKATPSSMVAYAGTRQPLSAMSTDFFPPAPGEPLPTTADASNETLSKLIHRYAGLYGVPESLVHRVVHRESRYDPKAYNKRGFWGLMQIKYATAKSMGYQGTPDGLLDAETNLKYAIKYLRGAWLVADNDPDDAIKLYARGYYFDAKRKDMLHVLE; encoded by the coding sequence ATGGCGATAACCCGAATTCTCGGCTGCAACACGATTGTGGCAGTGGCAATTTGTGGGGCCGTTTCCGGCTGCTCAAGCGTTCAGACGGCATCCAACAGCCAGGCAGGCACGGATGTCGCCGCCGCAACAGTTGCCGATGCAGGCACCGCCGTCGCAGATGCGTCCACGGCAACCGCCGCCCATGCGGCCGGCAAGACAGACCGCCTCCCCGGTGATTCGACTGCGCCATCAGCCGCGGCCACGCAGATCGCAGCGGCCCCCAATCGCGCAGCCCAGAAAGTCGGACGCGTCACGCTCGTCTCGCAGTCAACTGATCCCATGCAGCGCGCCGCAGAAACCGCGGCCAATTCCATCGCCCAGAACAGTCAGCCAGTCGCAGTCCCCGCACTTGCCGTCGCCTCCACGGCCGTCAATCAGGCTGGCGGCCTGCAGGCGATCAACATGGCAACCTCCGGCCAGACGATCACGAAACCGCTCGCCGCACCGTCTGCTCTTTCCGCGCCCACGAATACCACGACACCATCCGCCCAGACCCTCGGGCCGGTGATGGCGACCGCCCTTCCCGCCGACGTCACCGGTCCGTTCACCGCGATCCCGACGCCACGTCCGCGGATCGAAAAGGCAACCCCGTCGTCGATGGTCGCCTATGCCGGGACGCGCCAGCCGCTGTCGGCCATGTCGACCGACTTCTTCCCGCCGGCACCGGGCGAACCCCTTCCGACGACGGCCGATGCCAGCAACGAGACGCTGAGCAAGCTGATCCACCGCTATGCGGGCCTGTATGGCGTACCGGAATCGCTCGTGCACCGCGTCGTGCATCGCGAAAGCCGGTATGACCCCAAGGCCTACAACAAGCGCGGCTTCTGGGGCCTCATGCAGATCAAATACGCGACGGCGAAGTCGATGGGTTACCAGGGCACGCCGGATGGTCTTCTTGATGCCGAGACCAACCTGAAATACGCGATCAAGTACCTGCGCGGCGCCTGGCTGGTGGCCGACAATGATCCGGACGATGCGATCAAGCTTTATGCGCGCGGTTATTATTTTGACGCCAAGCGCAAGGACATGCTGCACGTTCTGGAGTGA
- a CDS encoding pyrophosphate--fructose-6-phosphate 1-phosphotransferase, whose protein sequence is MAKKKVGLLTAGGLAPCLSSAVGGLIERYSDIAPELDLVAYRSGYQGLLLGDRIEITANMRERAHLLHRYGGSPIGNSRVKLTNTADCVKRGLVKEGENPLKVAADRLAADGITILHTIGGDDTNTTAADLAAYLASNGYDLTVVGLPKTVDNDVFPIRQTLGAWTAAEVGAHFFDHVSNEQSAAPRTLVIHEVMGRNCGWLTAATARAYIQDTRNNEYVEGLMMNTQMKNIDGLYLPEMHFDLEGEADRLRKIMDTCGFVTLFVSEGAGLDTIVAEREAAGEAIKRDAFGHVKLDTINVGSWFQKHFATLLDAERSMVQKSGYYARSAPANSDDLRLIQSMVDLAVESALNGVSGVTGHDEDQNGKLRTIEFPRIKGGKHFDLSTPWFGEVMDFIGQTWRAA, encoded by the coding sequence ATGGCCAAGAAGAAAGTGGGATTGCTGACCGCGGGCGGGCTTGCACCGTGTCTGTCATCGGCGGTCGGCGGGCTGATCGAGCGCTATAGCGACATCGCGCCGGAACTGGATCTGGTGGCCTATCGCTCCGGTTACCAGGGACTGCTGCTTGGCGACCGAATCGAGATCACGGCCAACATGCGCGAGCGCGCGCATCTCCTGCACCGTTACGGCGGCTCGCCGATCGGCAACAGCCGCGTGAAGCTCACAAACACCGCCGACTGCGTGAAGCGTGGTCTGGTGAAGGAAGGCGAGAACCCGCTGAAGGTCGCGGCAGACCGTCTCGCGGCCGATGGCATCACCATCCTCCACACGATCGGCGGCGACGACACCAACACCACGGCCGCGGACCTCGCCGCCTATCTCGCCTCGAACGGGTATGACCTGACAGTGGTTGGCCTGCCCAAAACCGTCGATAACGACGTGTTCCCGATTCGCCAGACGCTGGGCGCCTGGACCGCTGCCGAAGTCGGCGCGCACTTCTTCGACCATGTCAGCAACGAACAAAGTGCGGCCCCCCGCACCCTTGTCATCCACGAAGTGATGGGCCGCAACTGCGGCTGGCTGACCGCGGCCACCGCCCGCGCCTACATCCAGGACACCCGGAACAACGAATATGTCGAGGGCCTGATGATGAACACACAGATGAAGAACATCGACGGGCTCTACCTGCCCGAGATGCATTTCGATCTGGAGGGCGAAGCGGACCGTCTGCGCAAGATTATGGACACCTGCGGCTTTGTGACGCTGTTCGTATCCGAAGGCGCCGGTCTCGACACGATCGTTGCCGAGCGCGAGGCAGCGGGTGAAGCGATCAAACGTGATGCCTTCGGCCACGTGAAGCTCGACACGATCAATGTCGGCTCCTGGTTCCAGAAACATTTTGCAACCCTTCTCGATGCCGAACGTTCGATGGTTCAGAAATCGGGTTACTATGCGCGCTCCGCACCGGCCAACAGCGATGATCTGCGCCTGATCCAGAGCATGGTCGATCTGGCCGTCGAAAGCGCGCTCAACGGCGTCTCCGGCGTGACCGGTCACGACGAGGACCAGAATGGGAAATTGCGCACGATCGAATTCCCGCGTATCAAGGGTGGTAAGCATTTCGATCTGTCGACGCCGTGGTTCGGCGAGGTCATGGACTTCATTGGCCAGACCTGGCGGGCAGCATAA
- a CDS encoding J domain-containing protein, with protein sequence MILDFACLHLSSFWERLLGSVGDAANNALSRVIEAIRTLFEGDPETRRQVSFSVAIIALSAKMAKADGAVVASEVDAFRQIFDFPEEEAKNVARLYNLARQDVAGYEAYAEKLANLCGSGEHNCPMLESVIDGLFHIAKADGMVHEKELAFLLRIAEIFRIDENHFRRIMARHVHIEGIDPYLVLGVSPSDDFADIRKQYRRLVAEHHPDKLIARGVPEALHAAANERMAALNAAYAVIAKERKAA encoded by the coding sequence ATGATTTTAGATTTCGCCTGCCTTCATTTGAGTTCATTCTGGGAGCGGCTGCTCGGCAGCGTCGGCGACGCGGCCAACAATGCGCTGTCGAGAGTGATCGAAGCGATCCGCACGCTGTTCGAAGGCGATCCGGAAACCCGCCGCCAGGTGTCCTTCTCCGTCGCGATCATCGCGCTTTCCGCCAAGATGGCCAAGGCGGATGGCGCCGTCGTGGCGTCCGAAGTGGATGCCTTCCGGCAGATCTTCGATTTCCCCGAGGAAGAAGCGAAAAACGTCGCACGTCTCTACAACCTCGCCCGTCAGGATGTGGCGGGTTACGAAGCCTATGCCGAAAAGCTCGCGAATCTGTGCGGATCGGGCGAACACAATTGCCCGATGCTGGAAAGCGTCATCGACGGCCTGTTCCACATCGCCAAGGCGGACGGCATGGTGCACGAGAAGGAACTCGCCTTCCTGCTACGCATTGCCGAGATCTTCCGCATCGACGAAAACCATTTCCGCCGCATCATGGCGCGCCACGTGCACATTGAAGGGATTGACCCCTATCTGGTGCTGGGCGTTTCGCCCTCCGATGACTTCGCCGACATCCGCAAGCAGTATCGTCGGCTTGTCGCCGAGCATCATCCGGATAAGCTGATCGCGCGCGGCGTGCCGGAAGCGTTGCATGCCGCCGCCAACGAGCGTATGGCCGCGCTGAACGCCGCCTATGCGGTGATTGCCAAGGAACGCAAGGCCGCATGA
- a CDS encoding N-acetylmuramoyl-L-alanine amidase, which translates to MKLIPDYAGARVDPSPNHGERVGVDAPDMIILHYTGMPDHGQALSWLKNIESQVSSHYFVWPDGRIIQMVPETRRAWHAGKSVWAGESDINSRSIGIEIANAGHPGGLPPYAEEQMAAVIALTRDLIDRWRIAPERVLGHSDVAPRRKVDPGENFPWDRLHREGIGHWVEPGPIRSGRYFQRGEAGQPIEALQGMLALYGYGIDITGEFCERTEGVVEAFQRHFRPERVDGIADMSTIDTLHRLLAALPKFQGTDEA; encoded by the coding sequence ATGAAGCTTATTCCTGATTATGCTGGTGCGAGGGTCGATCCCTCGCCGAACCATGGCGAACGCGTGGGCGTCGATGCGCCGGACATGATCATCCTGCATTATACCGGCATGCCGGATCACGGGCAGGCGCTCTCCTGGCTGAAGAACATCGAAAGCCAGGTGTCGTCGCATTATTTCGTCTGGCCGGACGGGCGCATTATCCAGATGGTGCCGGAGACGCGCCGGGCCTGGCATGCGGGCAAGAGCGTGTGGGCGGGCGAGAGCGACATCAATTCCCGTTCGATCGGTATCGAGATTGCCAATGCCGGTCATCCGGGCGGGCTTCCACCGTATGCGGAGGAGCAGATGGCGGCTGTCATCGCACTCACCCGGGACCTCATCGACCGCTGGCGGATTGCGCCGGAACGGGTGCTCGGCCATTCGGATGTGGCGCCGCGCCGCAAGGTCGATCCGGGCGAAAACTTCCCGTGGGATCGGCTTCACCGCGAAGGCATCGGGCACTGGGTCGAGCCTGGCCCGATCCGCAGTGGCCGTTACTTCCAGCGCGGGGAGGCGGGGCAGCCGATCGAGGCGCTGCAGGGCATGCTGGCGCTTTACGGTTACGGCATCGACATCACCGGTGAGTTCTGCGAGCGCACCGAGGGCGTGGTGGAAGCCTTCCAGCGGCATTTTCGGCCTGAGCGGGTGGACGGCATCGCCGACATGTCGACCATCGATACGCTACACCGGCTGCTGGCCGCCCTGCCGAAGTTCCAGGGCACCGACGAGGCCTAA
- a CDS encoding NAD(P)/FAD-dependent oxidoreductase, with the protein MAADFRFIVIGCGMMGAAAARHLSKDVDGVALIGPGEPADPKTHQGVFASHYDEARITRTIDPDPVWALLANRSIARYGEIEQESGISFYHKTGCLMVAPERASGHAYIRNICAAAETLGTGIEVLSRSELPRRFPYFGFEPGCEGVLEAGEAGYINPRALVAAQSRIAERQGVRRITETVVSVRDEGGLAVVRTAEGGTYTAEKALVAAGGFSIAESLLSEPLQMSVYARTVTFFEIDEGELGRYACMPSLIYEPRDPSKHIYMLPPVRYPDGKVYLKIGGDQDDVILTGDAEMRAWFRTGGREAVRDHHLAIMEHLVPGLDRTRVSTGACVVSKTPSGYPIIAPTSSPRIALLTGGCGAAAKSSDEIGRLGAQLLLNGQIEDEPYPVPFSASFG; encoded by the coding sequence ATGGCTGCGGATTTCAGGTTCATCGTCATCGGTTGCGGCATGATGGGGGCGGCGGCGGCGCGGCATCTGTCGAAGGACGTGGACGGCGTGGCGCTGATCGGTCCCGGCGAGCCTGCCGATCCGAAGACGCATCAGGGCGTTTTCGCCAGCCATTACGACGAGGCCCGCATCACCCGTACCATCGATCCCGATCCGGTCTGGGCGCTGCTCGCCAATCGCTCCATTGCCCGTTACGGCGAGATCGAGCAGGAGAGCGGTATCTCCTTCTACCACAAGACCGGCTGCCTGATGGTGGCGCCGGAGCGCGCCAGCGGTCATGCCTATATCCGCAACATCTGTGCCGCGGCCGAGACGCTGGGCACCGGAATCGAAGTGCTATCCCGGTCGGAGCTTCCCCGGCGTTTCCCCTACTTCGGCTTCGAGCCGGGATGCGAGGGCGTGCTGGAGGCGGGCGAGGCGGGTTACATCAATCCCCGCGCCCTGGTTGCTGCCCAGAGCCGGATTGCCGAGCGCCAGGGCGTGCGGCGGATCACCGAAACGGTTGTCTCTGTGCGGGATGAGGGTGGTCTTGCCGTGGTGCGGACGGCGGAAGGCGGCACGTACACCGCCGAGAAGGCGCTGGTGGCGGCCGGCGGTTTTTCCATTGCGGAGAGTCTCTTGAGCGAACCGCTTCAGATGTCGGTTTATGCGCGCACTGTTACCTTCTTCGAGATCGATGAGGGCGAGCTTGGGCGTTATGCCTGCATGCCGTCGCTGATCTACGAACCGCGCGATCCCTCCAAGCACATCTACATGCTGCCACCGGTGCGCTATCCGGACGGCAAGGTCTACCTCAAGATCGGCGGCGATCAGGACGACGTGATCCTGACGGGCGACGCCGAGATGCGCGCCTGGTTCCGCACCGGCGGACGCGAGGCGGTGCGCGACCATCATCTTGCCATCATGGAGCACCTGGTGCCCGGCCTTGACCGCACCCGTGTCTCGACCGGTGCCTGTGTCGTGTCGAAGACGCCGAGCGGCTATCCGATCATTGCCCCGACATCTTCGCCGAGGATCGCACTCCTGACCGGCGGCTGCGGCGCGGCGGCCAAGAGCTCCGACGAAATCGGCAGGCTCGGTGCGCAACTGCTCCTGAACGGGCAGATCGAGGATGAGCCCTATCCGGTGCCGTTTTCGGCGAGCTTCGGGTAA
- the mraZ gene encoding division/cell wall cluster transcriptional repressor MraZ, with protein MNRFLSNATNKIDAKGRVSVPAPFRAVIAQRNIQELYCLQDLVFPAISVGGPDLLERYERQIASADPFSPEANAMSLLVHGGGVFMRLDAEGRLMVTDFIRDFTGITTEVSFVGRSDHFQLWQPQAFHEAQAAAREGRARFGARST; from the coding sequence ATGAACCGCTTCTTGTCCAATGCGACGAACAAGATCGATGCGAAGGGCCGGGTCTCCGTGCCTGCTCCCTTTCGTGCGGTCATCGCGCAGCGGAATATCCAGGAGCTTTACTGTCTCCAGGATCTTGTCTTTCCGGCGATCAGCGTCGGTGGTCCGGATCTGCTCGAGCGTTACGAGCGGCAGATCGCGTCCGCCGATCCGTTCTCGCCGGAGGCGAATGCGATGTCGCTGCTGGTTCACGGTGGCGGCGTCTTCATGCGGCTCGATGCGGAGGGCCGTCTCATGGTCACGGATTTCATCCGGGACTTCACCGGCATCACGACAGAGGTCTCCTTTGTCGGGCGGTCGGATCATTTTCAGCTTTGGCAGCCGCAGGCGTTTCACGAGGCGCAGGCGGCGGCGCGAGAGGGTCGAGCCCGGTTTGGGGCGCGGTCCACTTGA
- the rsmH gene encoding 16S rRNA (cytosine(1402)-N(4))-methyltransferase RsmH, with the protein MAANLGDGVSEADGGPVRHIPVMLEEVLSSLSPAPGKVILDGTFGAGGYTRAILACGANVIALDRDPNAIAGGQALVAESQGRLTLVPTQFSALAEHAPADGLDGVVLDIGVSSMQIDEAERGFSFQRNGPLDMRMSASGVSAADVVNRAKAGDLARIFGFLGEEKQAGRIARAIEKRRATEPFSTTRDLANLIESVNPRKAKDKIHPATRVFQALRIFVNDELGELARALFAAERALKPGGRLVIVSFHSLEDRIVKRYLADRSGKAAGSRHLPMVEDKPAVFEPVGKGMMSASKDEAEVNPRARSAKLRAAFRTAAPARPADFSIFDLPELASLDKLGA; encoded by the coding sequence ATGGCGGCGAATCTTGGCGACGGAGTTTCCGAGGCTGATGGCGGACCGGTCCGCCACATTCCGGTGATGCTGGAGGAGGTGCTGTCCAGCCTTTCTCCCGCGCCTGGCAAGGTTATCCTAGATGGTACCTTTGGCGCGGGTGGTTATACCCGCGCCATTCTTGCCTGCGGCGCCAACGTCATTGCGCTTGATCGTGATCCCAATGCGATTGCCGGCGGTCAGGCGCTGGTGGCGGAATCACAAGGCCGCCTGACGCTCGTTCCGACACAATTTTCGGCGCTTGCCGAGCATGCCCCGGCCGATGGCCTCGACGGCGTCGTGCTCGATATCGGTGTCTCCTCCATGCAGATCGACGAGGCTGAGCGCGGCTTCTCCTTCCAGAGGAACGGACCGCTCGACATGCGCATGTCGGCCTCCGGCGTGTCAGCTGCCGATGTCGTCAATCGCGCCAAGGCGGGTGATCTTGCCCGCATCTTCGGTTTTCTCGGCGAGGAAAAGCAGGCGGGCCGGATTGCGCGCGCCATCGAGAAGCGCCGCGCGACGGAGCCGTTTTCCACCACGCGCGACCTTGCCAACCTCATCGAGAGCGTCAATCCGCGCAAGGCCAAGGACAAGATCCACCCGGCGACACGCGTCTTCCAGGCGCTGCGCATCTTCGTCAATGATGAGCTCGGCGAGTTGGCTCGTGCGCTGTTTGCCGCCGAACGCGCTTTGAAGCCCGGCGGCCGGCTGGTGATCGTCAGCTTCCATTCGCTGGAGGATCGCATCGTCAAGCGCTACCTCGCCGATCGCTCCGGCAAGGCTGCGGGTTCCCGGCACCTGCCGATGGTGGAGGACAAGCCTGCCGTCTTCGAACCGGTCGGCAAGGGCATGATGTCGGCCTCGAAGGACGAGGCGGAGGTCAATCCGCGCGCCCGGTCCGCCAAGCTGCGCGCCGCCTTCCGGACGGCTGCACCGGCGCGCCCGGCGGATTTCTCAATCTTCGACCTTCCCGAACTCGCCAGCCTCGACAAGTTGGGAGCCTGA
- the ftsL gene encoding cell division protein FtsL has product MLRSFDFILIGVMTATAVVTYTIKHKAELKLEEVHRLESEIKLERDTIDLLKADWALLTQPNRLHRLINVYQSELDLVPTAPTQLAMPKELPMPKSQLPQPETTIEQLIAGVDPEVRAAIRGVDKAKATKAASTVPVPLPRAARSIDVISTGSVED; this is encoded by the coding sequence ATGCTGAGAAGTTTCGACTTCATTCTCATCGGCGTCATGACGGCCACCGCCGTGGTGACCTATACGATCAAGCACAAGGCCGAACTCAAGCTGGAGGAGGTGCATCGCCTCGAAAGCGAGATCAAGCTCGAGCGCGATACGATCGATCTTCTGAAGGCCGACTGGGCGCTGCTGACGCAGCCGAACCGCCTGCACCGGCTGATCAACGTCTACCAATCCGAACTCGATCTCGTTCCGACGGCGCCGACACAGCTCGCCATGCCGAAGGAACTGCCGATGCCGAAATCGCAGTTGCCGCAACCCGAAACGACGATCGAGCAATTGATCGCCGGCGTTGATCCGGAAGTGCGCGCAGCCATCCGCGGTGTCGACAAGGCGAAGGCGACCAAGGCCGCATCGACCGTGCCGGTTCCCCTGCCGCGGGCAGCGAGATCAATCGATGTCATTTCTACAGGATCGGTGGAGGACTAA
- a CDS encoding peptidoglycan D,D-transpeptidase FtsI family protein: MAFLSRIMVLKSRAHFSAGANGIRAGSAGAKFEGSRKRKATQARTRIGLIMVAFVAFYGVIGARLTYYGLREPETTSSIMPADRLMASRPDILDRNGEVLATDIRTVSLFAEPHKIVDADEVIEKLRTVLPDIDAKQIYGKLRSNSRFQWLRRQLTPKQQSEILALGIPGIGFRPEKRRFYPGGATAAHIVGYVNIDNRGVAGMERYIDSQGLADLAAVGMTSSQPLEPVKLSIDVRVQAILRDVLTSSITKFKAKGAGGVVLDAHTGEILAMSSVPDFDPNDPAAGGEEGWLNRMSNGTFEMGSTFKSFTLAMALDSGKVKMTDSFDARYPIKIGGFTIKDFHGKGRFLTVPEVFQYSSNIGTAKMADVVGIDGHKAFLTKLGLLTRMQTELPEVAMPSQPREWKKINSVTISFGHGVSTTPLQTAVAGAALVNGGKLIEPTFLPRNEVQAESAATQVIKPTTSDNMRWLFEWNGVNGSGKNALVPGFDVGGKTGTADKVINGRYNHDHNFNAFLAAFPIYHPKYVVLTFIDDPRSETDRAVLAGNSAAPMVKEIISRSAAILGVKPRFGENGSAMLVSY; the protein is encoded by the coding sequence ATGGCTTTCCTTTCGCGGATCATGGTGCTGAAGAGCAGGGCACATTTTTCGGCCGGCGCCAACGGCATCCGTGCCGGTTCGGCCGGTGCGAAGTTCGAGGGGTCTCGCAAGCGCAAAGCGACCCAGGCCCGCACGCGCATTGGCCTGATCATGGTTGCCTTCGTGGCCTTTTACGGCGTGATCGGCGCGCGCCTCACTTATTACGGGCTGCGCGAACCGGAAACGACGTCGAGCATCATGCCGGCGGACCGGTTGATGGCGTCGCGTCCGGACATTCTCGATCGCAACGGCGAGGTTCTCGCCACCGACATTCGCACCGTCTCGCTGTTTGCCGAACCGCACAAGATCGTTGATGCGGACGAAGTGATCGAGAAGCTGCGCACCGTCCTGCCGGATATCGATGCCAAGCAGATCTATGGCAAGCTGCGCTCCAATTCCCGCTTCCAGTGGCTGCGCCGGCAGCTGACGCCGAAGCAGCAGAGCGAAATCCTGGCGCTCGGCATTCCGGGCATCGGCTTCCGCCCGGAAAAGCGGCGCTTCTATCCGGGTGGCGCGACGGCGGCCCATATCGTCGGTTACGTCAACATCGACAATCGCGGCGTCGCCGGCATGGAGCGTTACATCGACAGCCAGGGTCTCGCGGATCTTGCCGCCGTCGGCATGACGAGCAGCCAGCCGCTGGAGCCGGTGAAGCTCTCGATCGACGTGCGCGTGCAGGCGATTCTGCGCGACGTGCTCACCTCCTCGATCACCAAGTTCAAGGCCAAGGGGGCGGGCGGCGTGGTGCTTGATGCCCATACCGGCGAAATCCTCGCCATGTCCTCCGTGCCGGATTTCGATCCGAATGATCCGGCCGCCGGCGGCGAAGAAGGCTGGCTCAACCGCATGTCGAACGGCACGTTCGAAATGGGTTCCACCTTCAAGTCGTTCACGCTCGCCATGGCGCTGGACAGCGGCAAGGTGAAGATGACCGACAGTTTCGATGCGCGCTATCCGATCAAGATTGGCGGCTTCACCATCAAGGATTTCCACGGCAAGGGGCGCTTCCTCACCGTGCCGGAAGTGTTCCAGTATTCCTCCAACATCGGCACGGCCAAGATGGCCGACGTGGTCGGCATCGACGGCCACAAGGCCTTCCTCACCAAGCTGGGCCTTTTGACACGGATGCAGACGGAACTGCCGGAAGTGGCGATGCCGAGCCAGCCGCGTGAATGGAAGAAGATCAACTCGGTGACGATCTCCTTCGGCCATGGTGTCTCCACCACGCCGCTGCAGACGGCGGTGGCCGGTGCGGCGCTGGTCAATGGCGGCAAGCTGATCGAACCGACTTTCCTGCCGCGCAACGAAGTGCAGGCGGAATCGGCCGCCACGCAGGTGATCAAGCCGACCACCAGCGACAACATGCGCTGGCTGTTCGAGTGGAACGGCGTCAACGGGTCGGGCAAGAACGCGCTGGTGCCGGGTTTTGACGTGGGTGGCAAGACGGGGACGGCCGACAAGGTCATCAACGGCCGTTACAACCACGACCACAACTTCAACGCCTTCCTTGCGGCCTTCCCGATCTACCATCCGAAATATGTCGTGCTGACCTTCATTGACGATCCGCGCAGCGAAACGGACCGCGCGGTGCTCGCCGGAAACAGCGCAGCACCGATGGTCAAGGAGATCATTTCCCGTTCGGCGGCGATTCTCGGTGTAAAACCGCGCTTCGGTGAGAACGGCTCCGCCATGCTTGTGTCCTATTAG